From the Oxalobacter vibrioformis genome, the window TTGGCCTGCTTGGCGTCAACGGCGCCGGCAAATCGACTTTCATCAAAACCATTGCCGGTGAATTGCTTCCCCTGACAGGGCGCTTCACCACAGGAAAAGGACTGAATATCGGCTACTTTGCGCAACACCAGGTTGACATGCTGCGCAACGATGAATCTCCCCTTTGGCATCTGGCCCGGATCGCACCGGAAGCAAGAGAACAGGACCTGCGTAATTTTCTCGGCGGATTTCTCTTTCCCGGCACGATGGCGACCACTCCGATAGCACCTTTATCAGGCGGTGAAAAGGCACGCCTTGCCCTGGCCATCATTGTCTGGCAGCGCCCCAACCTGCTTTTACTGGATGAACCGACCAACCATCTGGATCTTCAGACTCGTGAAGCCTTAACCGATGCCCTGGCGCAGTTTGAAGGAACACTGGTGCTGGTATCTCATGACCGCCATCTCCTGCGCGCGACAACTGACAGTTTTCTGATCGTGTCAAACGGGTCGCTGCAACCTTTTGATGGTGATCTGGATGACTACAGAAACTGGCTTTACCAGACACGGCAGGGAAAGGAACCTGATCTGCCGGCACAAACGGTGGCTTCTTCGTCAGAAAGCGAGATAAGCCGCCGGGATCAGCGGCGCCAGGAAGCAGAGGAACGCCAGCGGCTTTCCGCGCTGAAAAAACCCATCGAAGAACGGCTCAAACGGATTGAACGGGAGATGGAAAAGCTCCAGCCGCTCAAGGCGGCCATTGACGATCAGATGAGCAGTCCGGAAATCTATGCTGCCCAAAACAAGGAAAAGCTGAAACAGCTTCTGGTTGACCAGGCTTACTATGCCAAAGCACTTGGCGACCTGGAAGAAGAATGGCTGCAGAGGCAGGAAGAACTGGAAAAAATCGTCCGCTAAAGCGAATTTACGTATCCAGAACCGCCTCCACGCCGAGATTCGCCAGCTCATCGGCCCGCTCATTTTCCGGATGGCCTGCATGCCCCTTTACCCAGCGCCACTCAATGTCATGCGTTGACTGCGCATCATCCAGTATTTCCCAGAGATCGGCATTTTTGACCGGTTTTTTTGCCGCTGTTTTCCATCCTCGCCGCTTCCAGTCGTGAATCCATTCCGTAATACCTTTTTTCACATACTGGCTGTCAGTATACAAAATAATACGACAGGGGCGTTTCAGTGCTCGCAACGCTTCAATAACAGCCATCAGTTCCATGCGGTTATTGGTCGTCTCCGGTTCTCCGCCATACAGTTCTTTTCGATGCTTTCCTGCAATCAGAATGACGCCCCAGCCACCTGGGCCGGGGTTGCCGCGACAGGCACCATCTGTATAAATTTCCACTTCGTTCATTTTTATCAATTCTCCAACTGTGCCACATTCAACACCGATTGCCCTGCACGGTTATAATGCAGTTTTTCACCCACGGGAGCAAACATGGCTGATCTGTCAGAACAAACGCTTAACGTGACGGCACTGCCGGCTTTTAATGATAATTACATCTGGTTGATCGACAATGGCACGCTTGCCGTCGTTATTGATCCAGGTGATGCTGCTGTTGTGATGACAGCGCTGCAAAAGCGAAATCTGTCACTGAATGCCATTTTACTGACACATCGGCACGATGACCACATTGGCGGTATCCCCAGGCTGCTTTCCGAATATGATGTACCGGTTTACGGCCCGAAAAATGATGAGATTATCGGGGTCAGTCACCCGGTAGAAGAAGGTGATCCGCTGACGATTGAGGCATTGGGCCTTTCATTTACGGTACTGGATGTCCCGGGACATACCCATGGGCATATAGCCTATTATGCCCGTATGAGAAGATGGCTCTTTTGTGGTGACATGCTGTTTGGCGCCGGCTGTGGCAGAATGTTTGAAGGCACACCGGAAATCATGACCGCCTCACTGGACAAATTTGCCGCACTGCCTGATGACACACTGGTGTTTGCTGCCCACGAATACACGCTGTCCAACCTGAAATTTGCCCTTGAAATCGAGCCGGACAATCCGGATATCATCAGGCGGGTACAGGAAGACTCCGCCAGACGCGACAAAAATCAGCCAACACTGCCATCAACCATCGGACTGGAAAAAAAGACCAATCCGTTTTTGCGTAACAGGGAACCCGATGTACTGGAACGCCTGCTGACTTTGGGTCTCATCAAGGACAAAAAACCAGTGGATGCGTTTGCTGCCATGCGGGAATGGAAAAATATTTACCGGTGAAAACGATTTATTTTTCACCCTGTTGTCTTTCATTATGGTGTCCGGTTTTATTTCATGGTGTAATAAAATCGGCACCTGTAACCAGCAAGGAGGTTTGCCATGGCCGGAGAAAGTTTTTCCGTCACACTCACCCATAAAAACGATTATCGTTTTGAAATCGAATTTGAAGACAAGTTTCCGGATTTCGGCCCGTTTCTCTCTGATGAGCCTGAACCATTGGGAACGAACCAGGGACCGACGCCGCCGCATATGCTGATTGCAGCGGTGGCAAACTGTGTTACTGCCAGTTTTTTGTTTGCGGTGAACCGCGCCAAGCAGGATGCAGGCGGCCTGACAACCAAGGCAACCTGCCACATTGGACGCAACGAAAACCGGCATTTCCGTGTGGTCAAAATCGACATTGAAATCCAGACCGGCAAGGCAGCCGCTGAAATCGGCGAACTGGAAGATATTCTTTCCCGCTTTGAGGGAATCAGTACCGTTTCACGAAGCGTACTGGAAGGTATACCGATTGAGACAACTGTTCTTGATGGAACGGGCAAAAAACTGAAATAATGCGTTATACACTATCCGTTTTATCCGGACTTTCTTTTTTACGATAGCAGGCAAAAGCCTGTTATCGTATAGCTTGTTTTACGATAGGAGAAAACCATGCAAATTGGCCATATCTGCACAACAAATACGGTTACCTGCTCAGCAGAAACCACTATTTTAGAAGCCGCAAAAATGATGCGCCAATATCATGTCGGCACACTGATTGTGGTAGAAGAGATCAATGGCATGCGTGTTCCCCAGGGAATCGTCACGGATCGCGATATTGTGGTGATTGTGCTCGCCGAAAGCCTTGACCCCAAAAGCATCAAGGTCATGGATATCATGAAAGCCGAACTGATGACCGCCCTGGCAACAGAAGACATCTTCGAGACGATTGAGCGCATGCGTTATAAAGGGGTACGCCGCATACCCGTGGTGGACAAACACGGCGGGCTGGCCGGTATCGTCAGCGTGGACGATATCTGGAAATTTCTGGCCAAGGAGGTAACGGAACTTTCTGAAGTCACCACACGCCAGCAATCCCGGGAGAAAGTATCCCGAAGCCGATAGCTTTCCGTGTTTTTTCATGGAGACCGTGAGTATCCCTGAGCAGTGCACTCTGGAAAAGTGTTGTTTCAGAAAGTGGAGAAAACCGATTTGTCATGCTAACAACTGCATCCAACAATCTGGTCATCACCATGCACGACTGGTTGGGATCAACCGCCGGCATGTACATACGCGAGTGGGAAGAAGCGCACTATCGCAGCCTGACTGCTGATATTTTCGGCTTTCATGCCGTACAGATCGGCTTCCCGTCCATCAGCACCTTACAGGAAAGCCGTATAAAAAACCGATGGCTTTCCTGCGCTTGTTCATCCGAAATCAGCCGATGCCGCAATCAGGCTGACTCTCCCTCCCAACTGCCCCACCCGCTTTCTGTTTCTGTCCTGCACCGCTTTGAAGAGCTCCCTTTTGCCTCGCAAAGTATCGACCTTGTTGTTCTCCCGCATGTTCTTGAATTTGCAGAATCACCGCACCAGATCCTGCGTGAGGTGGAACGCGTCCTGATTCCGGAAGGAAAACTCATCATCAGCGGCTTTAATCCCGCCAGTCTCTGGGGAATCAGGCAGGCCATGGGAAAAGTCACCGGCGCCCACTTCCTGCCGGAATATGCCGAATTTATCAGCCTGTCCCGAATAAAGGACTGGTTAAAGCTGCTCGATCTGGAAACCAGCCGTGGCCATTTTGGCTGCTACATACCGCCGTGCAAAACCCGGAAATGGCAGACCCGTTTTGCCTTCATGGAAAAAACCGGGGAAAGATGGTGGCCTTATTTTGGCGCAATCTATATGGTGGAAGCCATTAAACGGGTCAGGGGTATCCGTGTCATCGGCCCGGCGGTCAGAAAACGTCCCCAGCAGCTTTTTCACAATATACCCGTCAATAATCAAACCATTCAGGAAAAAGGACGGCAGAATAGTGAAGCATCACCCCACTCCCTGTCAAAGAGGAAAACATGACCAGTTCGCTTGTTCTTGAACCCAGGCTCCAGTCATTGAAAAATACCGCCTGGTGGCTTTATGTCTTTCACAGCATTGATCTGGTGATTGCGCTCGGGCTATTCTCGTGGATACCGCTGATTGTCAGTTATGTCACCCGCCCCAATACAGAAGGCACCTTTATCTACAGCCATCATACCTGGCAGATCCGTTCTTTCTGGCTGTATTTTGGTCTGGTCATACTGGGATGGGTCCTGTTCCTGACCGTGATTGGTATCCCGCTCGCTTATCTGACCTGGGCGATTGCCTGGATATGGAAAGCGTACCGGATGATCAAAGGCTTCATGAACCTGAACAATAACCAGCCGATGCCGGTTTAGGCTCAGCCTGGCTGATTCAGACCTTCAGTCTGCGCGCGATATCGGCACGCTTGAACACCTTGAATGTTCCCATGGACTTGGCGACAAGCGACTCGCCATTCCAGATTTCCCCCTCGCAGTAGTACATGGTCGTTGAGCGGTGCAATACCCGGCCCACGCCCCTGATCTGGCTGTCAACCTTGCCGCCGGGCTGAAAAAAACTGGTCTTCATTTCAACCGTTGCCGCGCTGGTAACCCCTTCCACCAGCGAACGGGCCGCCCGTGACATGCTGGCATCCAAAAGCGTCATGATGATGCCGCCATGCATGACCTGCCAGCTGTTCATATGCTGTGACTGCAATTTGATAATGATTTCCGCCGTGCCGCCAGCCATGCTGGTCAATTCAAAGCCGAGTTCATTCAGAAACGGGTTGTCGCTAAGCATCATGGCTGCTTCGGTGTTTCGGTTTTCTGCTCTTCGGGCTTTCTCAAACGCTCCACCTTGGCCTTGGTACGCAGGTAACTCATGTACGCAAACATTTCCTGCTGCGCGGTACTGCGCATCAGTTGTGTACGCATGGCCTCACGAATCTGGGGATTGTGTCTGACCGGTGTCGTCACCTTGTTGATACGGTAAAGGACGTAACCTTCCGGATAATCCACACCAGGAACATATGCCGGCAGTTTGCTGATATCGGCTTTCATGATCGGCATCAGATCCAGCCTGCCGGTCATATTGATCATCTGGCGTGATACGGTAACCGATGGAGAGAAGCCCCTGGGCACACTTCCCTCTTTCAGTTTTGCCAGCTCGGCCTCACCGGCTTCTTTCGCCAACTGTACGGTTTTTTGCGCCAGCATCACTTTTTCAATACCGCCTTTCACTTCATTGAACGGCTTGACCGCCGCAGGGTAATACTGCGATGCGCGAGCAGCAACCATAAACTGCGGCCCGATTTCGATCGCTTCGGTATTGTGTTTGTTTTTGGTCACCTCATCCGAGAAAACCGCCTGCAGGAATTTCGGATTGCTTAAAACCGGATGCTTGGCATAGGCCGGATTGGGCTCGCGGGTCAGGTTATCCACTTTCAGGATTTTCAGCTTCAGCTTGTCAGCAACCGGCTTCAGACTGTCCGGCTGCTCGTAGACCGTATTGGAGAAAATTTCTGCCGCTTCGGCATACTTTTTGGCTGCCAGTTGCTTCTGGATTTCTTCCACGACCTGTGGGCGAACGGCCGAGAGCGGTTTCTCAACGGCTGGCTTGATGTCCGTCAGCATAATGATGTGATAGCCAAAATCCGTCTGTACCACTTCACTGAGCTCCCCTTTCCTCAGCACAAACGCCGCTTCTTCAAAAGGGCGCACCATTTTGCCGCGTGAGAAAAACCCCAGATCGCCGCCTCCGGCAGCTGAGCCCGGATCCTTGGAATTGGCCTTGGCCAGCTCTGCAAAACCGGCAGGATTTTCTTTCAACTGAGCCAAAAGCGATTCCGCCTTGTCACGGGCAGCCTTATGATCCGACTCTGAAGCGCTTTTCGGCACTTCGATCAGGATATGGCTGACCCTGCGCTCCTCAGGCACAGCAAAACGTCTGGAATTTTGCTCATAATAGGACTTGATGTCCGCTTCACTGATTTTGATGGTGTCTTCAATTGACTGCATATCCAGCACAACCAGTTCAATACTTACATGCTCGGGAATGGCAAACTGTGGTCCATTGTTTGTGTAATAAGTCTCCAGTTCTTCCGGCGTCACCTTAACCTGTGCGCGATAATCCGAAGCCTTGAAAACCTTGACCTGAACCTCACGCTCCTGCTCGAAAATATCCCAGATATGTTCGGTTGCCAGTTGCGGCACATAAAAACCGTACTGCAATGGTGCGGCAATCTGCTGCTGGAGGAGATCCTGGCGCATCATGGCAAAATGCATCTGGTCTGTCATGCCCTGGGCTTTCAGGCCTGCCTCATACCTTTCCTTGTCAAGCTTGCCATCTTCGGTCGTAAGGCCGGGAATTTCCATGATTTTCTGCAGGACAATCACATCGGGTATCGCCAGTTTTTCCGAGGCGATTTCTGTTGAAATTACCCGATTGTCTATCAGCCTGTCGAGCACCATCCATTTGAAATTGGGCGACTCGATCCATTTGGGATCAAATTGCTGGCCAGCCCGCTGACGCAGCATATCCGCCTGTTCGCGCTGGGCATTTTCCCACTCCTGTTCAGAGATGGTTTTTCCGTCTACCTTGGCAGGCGCATTGCCATCACCAATCAGGTCATATCCCTGGACTCCGAAAAAAATAAAGGAAGGTACGATAAAGACCAGCAGAATAATCTGGGTCATCAGTTTGTTACGGCGTATCAGCTCTAACATGATGATCTATCCGTGCAGCAGAATTAAAACAGAAAACAGGATAAAAAAAGGCGAACTTGCGTTCGCCTTTTCAGTTTGGCGGAGTGGACGGGGCTCGAACCCGCGACCCCCGGCGTGACAGGCCGGTATTCTAACCAACTGAACTACCACTCCCGAAAACTTCCAGTTTGACTGTTGGTGGGTGCTGAGAGGGTCGAACTCCCGACCTACGCCTTGTAAGGGCGCCGCTCTACCAACTGAGCTAAGCACCCTTTTATCCTTAGCCAGTCAAACTTGTGGCGTTTGTCACGACGCCAGCAAAAGAATTAGTTTACCGCATCTTTTAAAGCTTTACCAGCTTTAAATTTAGGAACTTTAGCAGATTTGATTTTGATGACTTCGCCAGTACGTGGATTACGGCCTGAACGGGCAGCGCGCTGGCCAACGCTAAACGTGCCAAAACCAACCAGCGTTACGCTCTGGTTTTTCTTCAGTGTAGTTTTAACAGCATCAATCATCGCATCCAGAGACCGGGCGGCAGCGGCCTTGGAAATATCAGCTGACTTTGCAATATGCTCGACGAGCTCAGATTTATTCACGCAATTTCCCCTTAAAAATTATGTTGAACCCACAAAAAATTTCCTGAAGCGCACATTAAACGCGTACACAATAAAGCTGTCAAGAAAAATTTGCTCTGTAGAAAACAAATCAGACTACCAATATATATATTACGGAACCGACCTGCAATGCTCATTTTATGCATATTTGCCGCAAAATGGAGAGAAAAAACGAGAAATTTATTCTTTTCGTGTGACAGACAATAACAAGTCACTGTTTTTTATCAGTAATTAAAGGTTCCCTCTTTTATTTCTCATGTGTAGCATTGACGCAACTTCATGAGACAAAAGACACAATAAAACAACACTCCCACCCACCAGTGTTTCTACTGACGGCACCTCTTTTATGCCAATCCATACCCATAACGGACCTAACACAATCTCCAGCATGGCTATCAGGGCCATTTCTGCCGGGAATAAAAAACGGGAGACATAAACCAGTAAAAGGCAGGGAAGCCCCAATTGAAAAACGCCTAAAACGGCAAGAATACCGATATCTGAAACAGATGCTTCCAGCGGAAGTGCCAGTGGAATCATCGCTGCTGATGATAAAACGCCACCCAGAAAAATGGCAGGCATCATATCGATGGTTTTCCCGGCCCGGCTGAAAATGATGTAATTGGTGGCATAGGCAAAAGGCACTGCCAGTGCAAACAGCAGGCCGGCCAGATGGGTGTCTTTCATATTGCCGATATTCCCGGCAAAAATCCATACCACACCGGCAATGGTAAAGACGATGGCAATCCATGTTCTGACAGGTGTTTTCTTTCCCAGAAAAAGCCAGGAAAAAAATGCCGTCAGAAGCGGCGTAATGCTACCAACAAGCAGGGTATTGGCGACGGTCGTTAATGTCAGTGCCAGCATGAAACAGGTAAAAATCACGGCCCACATCAACGCTGATAAAAAACCGGACAAACCCAGCTTTTTCAGGCCGGAAAAAAATGGTTCTTTTCTGGCAACCACCAGGTAAGCGGCAACAAAAATCGCCGCAAACAGGCTGCGCCAGAAAACGATTTCAACATTTTTCAGCAAAGCAAGCTGGCGGGTAAAAATACCCGCCATGCTCCACAAAAGCGGAACCAGAACCATCAGAAAAAAGGCCGGACGTCTGGTCATAAGATCGGAAATCAATCAGTCATTTGCCTGGCGGGCAGCCCGTTTTCGCTCATACTCTTTCAGGAAGCGCTTGCGAAAACGGATGCTCTTCGGCGTAATCTCGACCAGTTCGTCATCATTGATAAATTCCACGGCATATTCCAGTGACAACTGTATGGGAGGCGTCAGGCGCACCGCTTCATCAGTCCCTGAAGCCCGGACATTGGTCAGCTGTTTTCCCTTGATAGGATTCACCACCAGGTCGTTGTCGCGCGAATGGATACCGATAATCATCCCTTCGTAAACCGGGTCGTTATGATTGACAAACATCCGTCCCCGCTCCTGAAGCTTCCACAAGGCATAAGCCACAGCATGACCATCATCCTGCGAAACCAGTACGCCGTTTCGCCGCCCGGCAAAACCGGGCCTGTCTTCATCAACAGGATAATAATCGTCAAAAATATGGCTCATCAACCCCATTCCGCGGGTGAGTGTCATGTATTCACCCTGAAAACCGATCAGGCCCCTGGCAGGAATACGGTACTCCAGCCTGACCCGCCCCTTGCCATCAAGCTGCATGTCAAGCAATTCGCCCCGGCGTTTTCCCAGTTCTTCCATCACGGCACCCTGACCCAGCTCTTCCATGTCGACCGTCAGCAATTCATACGGTTCATGTCTTTTGCCGTCTATGGTTTTATAGACGACCGTCGGACGTGAAACAGCAAATTCATAGCCCTCACGCCGCATGTTTTCAATCAGGATGGTCAGGTGCAACTCTCCCCTGCCGGAAACCTCAAAAACGGTTTCATCGTCAGTTAATGCAACCCGCAAGGCAACGTTGGATTTCAGCTCTTTTTCCAGGCGCTCCCGCAATTGGCGGCTCGTGACAAATTTGCCCTCTTTTCCGGCGAAAGGAGAGGTATTCACCATGAAATTCATCGTCATGGTGGGCTCATCAACCGTCAGCATCGGAAGCGCTTCCGGTTTGTCCACGGCACAAACCGTCGAACCGATGTCAATCTCATCTATCCCGTTAATCAGGACAATATCACCTGCCACGGCTTCCTCCACCAGAATCCTTTCCAGCCCGCTGAAATGAAGCACCTGATTGATGCGCGCCCTGACCGGGGATGTGTCATCAGGGCCATTCATGACAACGACATCCTGCAAGGGGTGTATTCGCCCACGATTAATCCGGCCCACCCCGATTTTTCCGACATAAGACGAAAAATCGAGAGAGGATATCTGCATCTGGAGCGGCCCTTGATCATCGGCATCCCGCACGGGAACATATTCTAAAATCGCATCAAACAGGGGACGCATGGTGCCTGAACGCGCTTCGGGAACCGTTGAGGCATAACCATTTAAGGCTGACGCATAAATGACAGGAAAATCCAGCTGCTCTTCTGTTGCACCCAGCTTGTCAAACAACTCGAAGGTGGCGTTGATTACCCATTCAGGGCGGGCGCCTGACCGATCAATCTTGTTGACAACAACTATCGGCTTGAGCCCCAGTGCCAGTGCTTTTCGGGTGACGAAACGGGTTTGAGGCATCGGCCCTTCAACCGCATCAACCAGGAGCAGTACGCTGTCAACCATGGAAAGTACGCGCTCAACCTCACCGCCAAAATCGGCATGCCCTGGCGTATCGACAATATTGATGTTGGTGCCGTTGTATTCGACCGCACAGTTTTTCGCCAGGATGGTTATCCCGCGCTCCCGTTCCAGATCATTTGAGTCCATGACACGCTCACTCACTGTCTGGTTTTCCCGGAAGGTACCGGACTGATGAAGCAACTGGTCGACAAGTGTGGTTTTGCCATGATCAACGTGTGCAATGATGGCGATATTCCGAATGGCGCGATTGGCTGTAGACATAAATTTCTGTACTGTATGCGATGAATATAAGAAGCGGCGATTGTATCACGCAGCTTTTTCCTGCCGGTAAAGCGCAGGCGACTCAGACGGCGATAAGCCGTTCGGGCGCCAGTACATTACCCGGCTTTATGATTGCCGTGCCCAGAAGTCTTTTTCTGGCTGCATCATATACCCGCACCCGTTCGGCAGAATTAAAAACGGGCGGTTTTTCTTTTTCCATTGATAGCCGTTGTCCGTGCATAAAACGCCGGGCCTGCTCTTCGGATAAATGGATAGCCGGAAAAGTTGATAACAGGTAATCGACCGGCTTTAGAAAAGCGGCAGCCTGTAAGTCATCCACCTTTTCAATATCAGCCAATGCACTGGCATGGTCTATTTCCAGTGAGCCGACTTTGACACGCCTGAGTGTTTGCAGATGCGCCCCACACCCAAGCGCTTCGCCAATATCCTCCCCCAAAACACGAATATAGGTTCCCTTGCTGCATGAAACCCGCAGTGTCAGAAAAGGCGGTGAAAAATCAAGGAGCGCCATTTCATGGATCGCTACCCGCCGGGCTTCACGCTCCAGTTCGATTCCGGCACGGGCGTATTCATACAAAGGCTTGCCATCACGTTTCAATGCAGAATACATGGGAGGGACCTGATCGATTTCACCGGTAAAACGGGGCAGGATGGCCTCGATATCTTCACGCGTGATACGGTCTGCATCCCCCCTGGAAACGATTTCTCCTTCCGTATCACCGGTGGACGTTCTCGCTCCGAGAAAAACGGTTGTTTCGTAGGTTTTATCCGCATTAAGCAGATCCTGTGCAAATTTGGTCGCTTCACCAAAACAAAGCGGCAACAGCCCGGTAGCAAAGGGATCCAGTGTGCCGGTATGCCCGGCTTTTTTCGCATTCAGTTTGCGCTTGGCTCGCACCAGTGCATCATTACTGGACAGGCCAACCGGCTTGTCCAGCAGGATAACGCCATGTACGGATACGCGTTTTTTGGGAGATGGTGCAGCAGACATAACAGGAAAACCCGGGGTTATGCTTCCCCGTCATCATCTCTGGCGCGTTGCGAATTGGCCTGATCAATGAGATCGGAAAGCGCCATGCCGTGCACAACGGAATGGTCATATTCAAAACGCAATTGCGGCAAGGTATGGATATGCAGGCGTTTGCTCAGTTGATTCCGGATGAAACCATTGGCTTTTTCCAGGCCGGTAAGGGTTTCCTTGATGGCGTCTTCGCTGTCATCGAGCGTGGTAAAAAACACCTTCGCATAGGCATAATCCGGCGTCACCTGCACTTCGGTAATCGTCACAAGGCCTACACGCGGGTCTTTCAGTTCTAAAGCAAGAATTTCAGACAAATCCTTCTGGATCTGGTCCGCCACCCGCAGACTGCGGTCGGGAATTGATCTGCCACGTTTTGCCATTGCTCATTGCCCTTTCACGAAAACAGTTTGCCCGATCAGACGACAAGATTACAGTGTCCTTGCGATTTCCTGGACTTCGTAGACCTCGAGCTGATCACCTTCCTTGATATCGTTATACCCTCTCAGGGTCAGACCACACTCAAAGCCGGACTTGACTTCACGCACATCATCCTTGAAGCGCTTGAGTGAATCAATCTCGCCTGACCAGATAACGACGTTGTCTCGCAGCAGATGCACCAGGGCACCGCGCCGGACAAGTCCTTCCAGCACAAAGCAACCGGCAATAGAGCCGATCCGGCTGACATGGATAACCTGGCGGATATCCACAAGACCCAGCGTCTGCTCGCGTTTTTCCGGTGTCAGCATACCGGACATCGCCGCCTTGACATCATCAATCGCGTCATAAATGATATTGTAATAACGGATATCGATGCCATGCGTTTCCGCAAGCGAACGCGTTTGCGCATCAGCGCGGGTATTAAAGCCGATAATAACGGCCCCGGAAGCGACGGCAAGGTTCACATCTGATTCTGTAATACCACCCACACCGGCGTGGACCACCTGCAGGCGGACCTCATCATTGGAAAGCTTGAGCATGGAGCTGGTCAGCGCTTCCTGGGAACCCTGCACATCCGTCTTGATAATCAGCGGAAGGGTCTTCACTTCACCTTCTGCAATCTGGTCAAACATATTTTCCAGTTTGGCGGCCTGCTGTCTGGCCAGTTTGACGTCGCGGAATTTAC encodes:
- the typA gene encoding translational GTPase TypA, translated to MSTANRAIRNIAIIAHVDHGKTTLVDQLLHQSGTFRENQTVSERVMDSNDLERERGITILAKNCAVEYNGTNINIVDTPGHADFGGEVERVLSMVDSVLLLVDAVEGPMPQTRFVTRKALALGLKPIVVVNKIDRSGARPEWVINATFELFDKLGATEEQLDFPVIYASALNGYASTVPEARSGTMRPLFDAILEYVPVRDADDQGPLQMQISSLDFSSYVGKIGVGRINRGRIHPLQDVVVMNGPDDTSPVRARINQVLHFSGLERILVEEAVAGDIVLINGIDEIDIGSTVCAVDKPEALPMLTVDEPTMTMNFMVNTSPFAGKEGKFVTSRQLRERLEKELKSNVALRVALTDDETVFEVSGRGELHLTILIENMRREGYEFAVSRPTVVYKTIDGKRHEPYELLTVDMEELGQGAVMEELGKRRGELLDMQLDGKGRVRLEYRIPARGLIGFQGEYMTLTRGMGLMSHIFDDYYPVDEDRPGFAGRRNGVLVSQDDGHAVAYALWKLQERGRMFVNHNDPVYEGMIIGIHSRDNDLVVNPIKGKQLTNVRASGTDEAVRLTPPIQLSLEYAVEFINDDELVEITPKSIRFRKRFLKEYERKRAARQAND
- the truB gene encoding tRNA pseudouridine(55) synthase TruB is translated as MSAAPSPKKRVSVHGVILLDKPVGLSSNDALVRAKRKLNAKKAGHTGTLDPFATGLLPLCFGEATKFAQDLLNADKTYETTVFLGARTSTGDTEGEIVSRGDADRITREDIEAILPRFTGEIDQVPPMYSALKRDGKPLYEYARAGIELEREARRVAIHEMALLDFSPPFLTLRVSCSKGTYIRVLGEDIGEALGCGAHLQTLRRVKVGSLEIDHASALADIEKVDDLQAAAFLKPVDYLLSTFPAIHLSEEQARRFMHGQRLSMEKEKPPVFNSAERVRVYDAARKRLLGTAIIKPGNVLAPERLIAV
- the rbfA gene encoding 30S ribosome-binding factor RbfA codes for the protein MAKRGRSIPDRSLRVADQIQKDLSEILALELKDPRVGLVTITEVQVTPDYAYAKVFFTTLDDSEDAIKETLTGLEKANGFIRNQLSKRLHIHTLPQLRFEYDHSVVHGMALSDLIDQANSQRARDDDGEA